AAGCAATGCCAGCATCGACTCCCAAACAAGTCAACTCAGTCACATCACCAGTGAATCCAGTGACCAGTGCAACAGCGAGCAAAGCACACTATTAAATCAGCAAGGTACTGGTGAACAACAGGCTATAGACACTGCAGAGCTGGAAGAAATCCTGGAAAGCtgtttaaaattgaaaatgGGGAACAAGACCTGCTTTACTGGACAAGATGTCCTCCTTAACCCTTTCAAAAGATTTCAGAGCATGGAAATAACCTGTGGAATTGAGAAAAAGAAGAACAGTACTGCCCTTAATGCGGTGAGACTGTTGTTCATAACTCTCTAATCTCAATCGAATCACTCAGGGATTTTacaattactgtattgctttaGATTCATGGAAATCCTCCTTAACTATTCCATAAAAGAAACACCAAACATATTGAGCTGCAAATTGTAAATGTACTGTACATTTACTTATATTTCATTGTATTCCATGTTAGGATGCTGCTATGTGGGGATAGAGATAGCTATGTTATATTGTGTGATCTGAGGTCTAAGGATTGCTCTTATTCATCAACATCTTGTAGGCACTCAAGGAAATTGCCCGTGTGAGTGAAGAACTCTGTAGCTACCAGGATGAAATGAGGAAGTGGCCTGATATTAAGAGGTAAACCTCATTGCGCACAGGTGCTGCATGCATCAAAAATGAATCAGATCTTTGCTACATAATGATCTCACTTTGTTTGGTTTCCCTTCTTAGAAGCCGCAGTGAGTCAATGTTTTTTCCGAGAGATGCTGAGTTGGTGGAGAGGGTAAAGGATAATTTTGAAATGGAGGACACAGTTTTGTATTTGAAAAACATGAGTGAAGACCTCAAATCCCTCGATGAGCAATACTGGATGAACTGGGAAAGTTGTAACATGGAATCACAGCAAAGTGATGCTAAGCCACCAGAAAACATAAGACAACAAGCCCCACCCATACCAACCCGTAGTACATCTTGGTACCTTAGCAGTCCTTCAGCTTCAGAATTAGAGTCCAGTGGTACAGAGCATTTGTGCCAACAGCTAGGAACCCATCCAGACAGAAAATATACCAGCCCCGCAATTGTACGAAAATTTGAGGCAATGCTTCAAGAAAATGAAGGGAAAATTCTGACCGACTCTGGGAATGTAGTCTGTAGCGTGCCTGTTGATTCCAAGTGCAATATCAGTTGCTGCCAGAGCCGCTGGTCCTGTGATGGAAGTAGATTTGGCAGCAACAAGTCATCCAGATATGTACCTGTTAAGAGATGCCTCTCCAACATTGACATTGCTGCTGCAGCCACAGAACGCAGCCTAAACCAAACAGATGCAGAGAGCAAAAATGATCTCAAGAGTGCATCTCATCCCATGAACATGCCTACAGATTCTGTTGCATCAATAGACTTTATTTTGCCATATCCCAGCGATACAGCTACTTCAAGAAATGAGAGACTTGAGCAGAAAACTGCAGAGTTCAACCGTACACTCTTCCAGGCAGGAATGGGTCTTAGGTATGGTGAGGACACTTCTATGAATGCTTCTACTGATTGTTCTCCAAGTCTACCAGAGGTTGTGTCAGAGGACACATTTACAGAGAGCCCATCAATGTATGTTGAAGACAATCTAAAGGATGTGCTCTCGGATCTTGTGCGACAGTGCCCAAAGGATGAGGGAAGAAGGAAGGAAACAAAGGACCTTGTCTCTAAGTCTTCATCTCCACAGCAGGAATGTATTCTACAAGAAGACATGGAAGTTAAACCTTTCCAGACTGAACACACTACACCAACTTCAGTTGACCCATTTGGCCCAAGTGTTAGAGAAAAAGGTTTTGAAATTAGCGTAAGTCCACCACAGCTGCAAATCCAGACGGAACGGTGCAGCAAAGTTGTGGATGTTAGTACAGATCAACATCAAGCAGTCAAAAAATCCAAACAGGCAAAAAAGGACATGTGTAGTAGCACCAGATCTCGTATTTTAGACGAAAATCCATGGAAGCCATCTACACTAGCAGCCTATCCTCGTCCAATGGAGTCTAGGTCCAACTATGGAGCTGTTGAGAGGATTCTCAAAAGTTACGAGGATTTGGAGAGATCTCGGGAGCAGAAGCAGTCACAGCCCAGTCCAGGGAAGGAGGAAGACCTCATTGACCTCTTGGAAATGTTGGATAAGCGACATGAGCCCACATCCAGTCAGAGACTAACACACACACCGCACCACCAGCTCATAGCCCACAAAGAGACACATGTAACAGTGCAGGTCAGTACTGCACACACTCCCACACATAGACACACACCATTCAAACCACTAAAGCACACACTTTCACCCGAGCTCCACACATTCAAATACATGCTAAATAACTCAGCCGCAGAAGTGTATGAGGTGCAAGTGTAGATGACTATAGTGTATTAAAGGGTCTTtgcccaaaaaatgaaaattaccacatgatttacacaccctcaagccattctaggtgtatatgagtTTCTTCTGTCAGACGaatacaatcggagttatattaaataatgtcctggctcttccaagctttataatggcagttactagaggatgagattttgaagctcatccatcataaaagatatccaCACAGCTTCAGGGGTTAGTAAACGGCttttgaagtgaagtgatgcatttaagtaagaaaaatatccatatttaaaactttaaaaactaaaataactagcttccaacAGCCGTACACATGACGTATTGACGAATAcggaagcacagaggatagaAGATTAAAAGTCTGAGGATTAGAAGTCTAAAgcgagaatttttaaagagaaatgtcggaggatttcaatataagagaaAAGGAGCTTGAGTTTATTGCCCAGCCATATTTGTTTGAACAGCTTATGCTACTCCTACATCGCATCTTTTGGCGTAAGTCGGCGTCTGTACGGACGTCTGCCAGAagagttattttagtttttacagTTTCTTACACAAAGGAATTGTGTGGATATATTTTATGATCGATGGATCAAAATCTCGTCCTCTAGTcaatgccattataaagcttggaagagccaggacattatttaatataactccgattgatTGATCGTCTGAAAGaggatagtcatatacacctgggatggtttgagggtgagtaaatcagggggtgattttcatttttgggtgaactatccctttaaatagcaGTTTTTAGCAGAAAAGTCACTTTGTTCCATattcaaatgcatttgctaAAGGTCTGAAAGCctgtgctgtattgtgaatatAGACGCAGTTAAAGGG
The Chanodichthys erythropterus isolate Z2021 chromosome 2, ASM2448905v1, whole genome shotgun sequence DNA segment above includes these coding regions:
- the mtcl3a gene encoding protein SOGA3a, producing MWNAFGNGSSGYVSKAQGWEFVPCSRLERPGKKVQSPARVRSFPSNLLEQLPPGPAAASDAPREQTPSQELQSPHTRLKKKFEDLKKRFDHEKEEWRMEKEMLLRQVADIQGGENRRILLDLKCVLEEVQSGVKREESKRGELELQYIQDRCAWELERSELKRRITQLEVRGCSVLVETVRSEEPGDTLKRERAEQKRLLADTHSAAMDLRCRLESSERGWVKEKSELLERFETERKEWENQLMDMQRKIEELYNEVKAHRTGSSLRPITEGQNALRLSSASTLSSEVTYPSDAQSNEYSEALIQQSNASIDSQTSQLSHITSESSDQCNSEQSTLLNQQGTGEQQAIDTAELEEILESCLKLKMGNKTCFTGQDVLLNPFKRFQSMEITCGIEKKKNSTALNAALKEIARVSEELCSYQDEMRKWPDIKRSRSESMFFPRDAELVERVKDNFEMEDTVLYLKNMSEDLKSLDEQYWMNWESCNMESQQSDAKPPENIRQQAPPIPTRSTSWYLSSPSASELESSGTEHLCQQLGTHPDRKYTSPAIVRKFEAMLQENEGKILTDSGNVVCSVPVDSKCNISCCQSRWSCDGSRFGSNKSSRYVPVKRCLSNIDIAAAATERSLNQTDAESKNDLKSASHPMNMPTDSVASIDFILPYPSDTATSRNERLEQKTAEFNRTLFQAGMGLRYGEDTSMNASTDCSPSLPEVVSEDTFTESPSMYVEDNLKDVLSDLVRQCPKDEGRRKETKDLVSKSSSPQQECILQEDMEVKPFQTEHTTPTSVDPFGPSVREKGFEISVSPPQLQIQTERCSKVVDVSTDQHQAVKKSKQAKKDMCSSTRSRILDENPWKPSTLAAYPRPMESRSNYGAVERILKSYEDLERSREQKQSQPSPGKEEDLIDLLEMLDKRHEPTSSQRLTHTPHHQLIAHKETHVTVQQGKESSVTIKKSFSRPVCPAKRRLPSRWASRSSVSSASSPSPPPTVFTQRQTLTYSTYHTETVI